The Benincasa hispida cultivar B227 chromosome 9, ASM972705v1, whole genome shotgun sequence genome has a segment encoding these proteins:
- the LOC120086653 gene encoding uncharacterized protein At5g65660-like, with the protein MEYDNREAQDPASLSFPVGLVLLLTFLFCMCCFFSCCLHWEKLRSFLGCPDHLHHHHPPIPPQTAAFSPPDKISPIHTKIWRENRPQSLSVLMPGDEVPRFIAMACPPCAAAALVEIVVQKPSQSFPDSSL; encoded by the exons ATGGAGTACGATAATCGCGAAGCACAGGATCCGGCCTCTCTAAGCTTTCCAGTTGGTTTGGTTCTTTTGTTGACATTTTTGTTCTGCAtgtgttgttttttttcttgttgCCTTCACTGGGAAAAGCTCCGATCATTTCTTGGTTGTCCCGATCATCTCCACCACCACCATCCGCCCATTCCGCCGCAAACCGCAGCCTTCTCACCGCCCGATAAGATTTCGCCAATTCATACG AAGATATGGAGGGAGAATCGGCCGCAAAGCCTGTCGGTGTTGATGCCCGGCGACGAGGTTCCGAGGTTTATAGCAATGGCATGTCCGCCGTGTGCGGCGGCGGCTTTGGTAGAAATTGTAGTACAGAAACCTTCTCAGAGTTTTCCGGACTCTTCTTTGTAG